In one Methylocaldum szegediense genomic region, the following are encoded:
- a CDS encoding substrate-binding domain-containing protein — MAVKCCFSWRMALLVSVLMSVSIAHADNNAFKVCADPNNPPFSDKNGSGFENKIAELFAKQLGKKVEYSWFPQRIGFIRNTLKAQLPNSKDYKCDVVMGVPTGYELAATTKPYYRSTYALVYRKKSGWDDIKSPDDLAHLPEERKGKLRIAMFDGAPGTTWLLKHQLAQQGVPYPSMTGDATVNTAQLLEKEFAAGNIDMVIVWGPIAGYLVTHAKPGAFEMLPMKSEESIKFDFPISMAVRFPDKERKEELNALISQNAEKIAALLREYRVPLVDQDGNLIQAANKGKK, encoded by the coding sequence ATGGCCGTCAAATGCTGTTTCAGTTGGCGAATGGCGCTTTTGGTTTCGGTGTTGATGTCTGTTTCCATCGCTCATGCGGACAATAACGCATTCAAGGTTTGCGCGGATCCGAACAACCCGCCTTTTTCGGACAAGAATGGAAGCGGATTCGAGAACAAAATCGCCGAACTGTTCGCCAAACAACTAGGCAAGAAAGTCGAATACAGCTGGTTTCCGCAAAGGATCGGCTTTATCCGCAATACCTTGAAGGCGCAATTGCCGAACTCTAAGGACTATAAGTGCGACGTGGTGATGGGCGTTCCTACAGGATATGAGCTTGCTGCGACCACCAAGCCTTATTACCGCTCGACTTATGCCTTGGTGTATCGGAAGAAAAGCGGCTGGGACGACATCAAGTCGCCCGATGATCTCGCGCATCTTCCGGAGGAGCGAAAAGGCAAGCTGCGCATCGCCATGTTTGATGGAGCGCCGGGAACCACTTGGCTGCTCAAACATCAGCTCGCTCAGCAGGGCGTTCCTTATCCAAGCATGACAGGGGACGCCACAGTGAACACTGCGCAGTTGCTGGAAAAGGAATTCGCAGCCGGAAACATCGATATGGTGATCGTTTGGGGACCGATCGCCGGCTATCTGGTGACGCACGCAAAGCCGGGTGCTTTCGAGATGTTACCTATGAAGTCGGAGGAATCCATCAAGTTCGACTTTCCCATCTCAATGGCGGTTCGTTTTCCCGACAAGGAACGGAAAGAGGAGTTGAACGCCTTGATCAGCCAGAATGCCGAGAAGATCGCTGCTTTGCTGCGCGAGTATCGTGTGCCGCTGGTCGATCAGGACGGGAACCTGATCCAAGCGGCGAATAAGGGAAAGAAGTAA
- the sufU gene encoding Fe-S cluster assembly sulfur transfer protein SufU translates to MLEQIRDLYQEVVFDHNRNPRNFRVMEDANRKIEGFNPLCGDKITLYVKVNDGVIEDVSFQGSGCAISTASASLMTELVKGQSEEEAQHLFDIFHRITTGKDDAVNLEELGKLAVLAGVRAYPARVKCATLAWHSLQAALKNEKDTVSTE, encoded by the coding sequence ATGCTGGAGCAGATCCGGGATCTTTATCAGGAAGTTGTGTTCGATCACAACCGCAACCCGCGCAATTTCCGGGTCATGGAAGACGCCAATCGGAAAATCGAAGGGTTCAACCCGTTGTGCGGCGACAAAATCACGCTCTACGTCAAAGTGAACGACGGCGTGATCGAGGATGTGAGTTTCCAAGGTTCCGGCTGCGCTATTTCGACGGCTTCCGCCTCGCTCATGACCGAGCTCGTCAAGGGTCAGAGCGAAGAAGAAGCCCAGCATTTGTTCGACATTTTTCACCGCATCACTACGGGCAAAGACGACGCCGTGAATCTCGAAGAGCTCGGCAAGCTCGCTGTCCTGGCCGGTGTCCGCGCCTACCCGGCTCGGGTGAAATGCGCCACCTTGGCTTGGCATTCGCTGCAAGCGGCGCTCAAGAATGAAAAGGACACCGTCAGCACCGAATAG
- the sufC gene encoding Fe-S cluster assembly ATPase SufC, with amino-acid sequence MLKIENLHVRVDDKPILKGINLDIKPGEVHAIMGPNGSGKSTLSHVLAGRAGYEVTAGTVTYLGRNLLEMKPEERAREGVFLAFQYPVEIAGVSNIYLLKAALNAIRKHKGLSEVDAMDFLKLVKEKIKAVNLDEQFLYRGVNEGFSGGEKKRNEILQMAVLEPSLCILDETDSGLDIDALRLVAEGVNSLRSPDRSFILVTHYQRLLNYIKPDYVHVLAHGRIAKSGDADLALELEKKGYGWVDQLISAGA; translated from the coding sequence ATGCTCAAGATCGAGAATCTCCACGTCCGGGTCGACGACAAGCCCATCCTCAAGGGCATCAACCTGGACATCAAACCCGGCGAGGTCCACGCCATCATGGGACCCAACGGTTCCGGCAAGAGCACCTTGTCGCACGTGCTGGCCGGCCGCGCGGGCTATGAAGTCACGGCCGGAACCGTAACCTACCTCGGCCGGAATCTTCTAGAGATGAAACCCGAAGAGCGTGCCCGGGAAGGCGTTTTTCTCGCCTTTCAATACCCGGTGGAAATCGCCGGCGTCAGCAATATTTATCTCTTGAAAGCCGCCCTGAACGCCATCCGCAAACATAAGGGCCTGAGCGAAGTCGACGCGATGGATTTCCTGAAATTGGTCAAGGAGAAGATCAAGGCCGTGAACCTGGATGAACAATTCCTGTACCGCGGCGTGAACGAAGGCTTTTCGGGCGGCGAAAAAAAGCGCAACGAAATCCTCCAGATGGCGGTGCTCGAACCGAGCCTATGCATCCTCGACGAAACCGATTCGGGACTCGACATCGACGCGCTCAGATTGGTCGCGGAAGGCGTGAACTCCCTACGCTCGCCGGACCGGTCCTTCATCCTGGTCACCCATTACCAGCGCCTGCTCAACTACATCAAGCCGGACTATGTTCATGTGCTCGCCCACGGCCGAATCGCCAAATCGGGTGACGCCGACCTGGCGCTGGAACTGGAAAAGAAAGGCTACGGCTGGGTCGATCAACTGATCTCCGCGGGTGCCTGA
- a CDS encoding cysteine desulfurase — protein sequence MAGYDVARIREDFPILHQEVHGKPLVYLDNGATTHKPKAVIDCIRRVYENDYSNVHRGVHTLSQRSTDLFEAAREKMQKFLNARHSHEIVFVRGTTEAINLVAQSFGRSVLKEGDEILITAMEHHSNIVPWQMVCEQTGAKLKVAPIDRNGDLQLDEFERLLSPRTRLVSVVHMSNALGTINPVKAIIELAHSREIPVLLDGAQAAPHMTVDVQDLDCDFYALSGHKLYGPTGIGVLYGKEKWLEAMPPYQGGGDMIRRVTFDKTEYNTLPFKFEAGTPNIVDAIALGAAVDYLQTIGMDAIAAYENQLLQYATERAFEIPQLTIVGTAERKGAILSFTLERIHPHDIGTILDHLGIAIRAGHHCAMPVMDFFGVPATARASFGLYNTFEEIDILMDGIRKVIEVFG from the coding sequence GTGGCGGGCTATGACGTTGCGCGCATTCGTGAAGACTTTCCGATTCTGCACCAAGAGGTACACGGCAAGCCGCTGGTCTATCTCGACAACGGCGCAACCACGCACAAACCCAAGGCGGTGATCGACTGCATCCGCCGGGTTTACGAGAACGACTACTCCAATGTTCACCGTGGCGTGCATACCTTAAGCCAGCGCTCGACCGATCTTTTCGAAGCCGCGCGCGAAAAGATGCAAAAATTCCTGAACGCGAGGCACAGCCATGAAATCGTGTTCGTGCGCGGCACGACCGAAGCGATCAATCTAGTGGCACAAAGTTTCGGCCGCAGCGTTTTGAAAGAGGGCGACGAAATCCTCATCACCGCCATGGAGCATCACTCCAACATCGTGCCCTGGCAGATGGTGTGCGAGCAAACCGGTGCCAAGCTGAAAGTCGCTCCGATCGACCGAAACGGCGACCTGCAGCTGGATGAGTTCGAGCGACTCCTGTCGCCACGCACCCGGCTGGTGTCGGTGGTCCATATGTCCAACGCACTGGGAACGATCAACCCGGTCAAAGCGATTATCGAGCTCGCCCATAGCCGGGAGATTCCGGTGCTTCTAGACGGTGCTCAGGCGGCACCACACATGACCGTGGACGTTCAGGATCTGGACTGTGATTTTTACGCCCTGTCCGGACACAAGCTGTACGGCCCGACCGGCATCGGCGTGCTCTACGGCAAGGAAAAATGGCTCGAAGCCATGCCGCCCTACCAAGGCGGCGGCGACATGATCCGCCGGGTCACATTTGACAAGACCGAGTACAACACCCTGCCCTTCAAGTTCGAAGCTGGCACGCCGAACATTGTCGACGCGATTGCCTTGGGGGCGGCAGTGGATTATCTCCAAACCATCGGCATGGATGCGATCGCGGCGTACGAGAACCAGTTGTTGCAGTATGCTACGGAACGGGCTTTCGAAATTCCCCAACTGACCATCGTCGGCACGGCGGAACGGAAAGGTGCGATCCTGTCTTTCACGCTGGAGCGTATACATCCCCACGACATCGGCACGATTCTGGACCACCTCGGCATCGCGATCCGCGCCGGGCATCATTGCGCCATGCCGGTCATGGACTTCTTCGGCGTGCCCGCGACCGCTCGCGCTTCTTTCGGTCTCTACAATACATTCGAGGAAATCGATATCCTGATGGACGGCATTCGCAAAGTCATCGAGGTGTTCGGCTGA
- the lysS gene encoding lysine--tRNA ligase, with product MNDQLDENKLIAQRREKLADLRQKGIAFPNDFRRNTLAQALHDQYGDEDGATLETRNIQVKAAGRIMSKRLMGKASFAHIQDMSGRIQVFLQKDALPEGQYEAFKHWDIGDIIGVKGTVFRTKTGELSIRATEIRLLTKSLRPLPEKFHGLTDEELRHRQRYVDLIVNEESRRIFRMRSTIIQFIRQFLLERDFLEVETPMMQVIPGGARARPFITHHNALDMDLYLRIAPELYLKRLVVGGFEKVFEINRSFRNEGLSTQHNPEFTMLEFYQAYADYHDLMDLTEEMLRGLAMQLFGSATVSYGGHSYDLSKPFERLTVFESILRYNPELTAANLTDRERAAQVAERLGCLVTPSDGLGKLQTEIFEKTVEDRLMGPIFITEYPTETSPLARRNDRNPFVTDRFELFIGGRELANGFSELNDPEDQAERFRKQVADKDAGDEEAMHYDADYIRALEYGLPPTAGEGIGIDRLVMFFTDSSSIRDVILFPHMRREN from the coding sequence ATGAACGATCAATTGGACGAAAACAAGCTCATCGCTCAAAGGCGGGAAAAATTGGCGGACCTGCGCCAGAAAGGTATCGCCTTCCCCAACGACTTCCGCCGCAACACCCTGGCGCAGGCGCTTCACGACCAGTACGGAGACGAGGACGGCGCCACCCTGGAAACTCGGAACATCCAGGTCAAGGCTGCCGGGCGCATCATGAGCAAGAGGCTGATGGGCAAGGCGAGCTTCGCCCATATTCAGGACATGTCTGGGCGTATCCAAGTTTTCCTCCAGAAAGACGCCCTACCGGAAGGCCAGTACGAAGCTTTCAAGCACTGGGATATCGGCGACATCATCGGCGTCAAAGGTACGGTTTTTCGTACCAAGACCGGCGAGTTGTCCATTCGGGCAACCGAAATCCGCCTGCTCACCAAGAGCTTACGCCCTTTGCCGGAGAAGTTCCACGGACTGACGGACGAAGAGCTCCGACATCGGCAGCGTTACGTCGATCTCATCGTGAACGAGGAATCCAGGCGAATCTTCCGAATGCGCAGCACCATCATTCAGTTCATTCGCCAGTTCTTGCTCGAGCGGGACTTCCTTGAAGTGGAAACCCCGATGATGCAGGTGATTCCCGGCGGTGCTCGCGCCCGGCCCTTCATCACCCATCACAATGCCCTCGATATGGACTTGTATCTCCGTATCGCTCCGGAACTCTACCTAAAACGGTTGGTGGTCGGCGGTTTCGAAAAGGTTTTCGAGATCAACCGCAGCTTCCGCAACGAGGGGCTCTCTACCCAGCACAATCCCGAGTTCACGATGCTGGAGTTTTATCAAGCCTATGCGGATTATCACGACCTGATGGACTTGACCGAGGAAATGCTGCGCGGCCTCGCGATGCAATTATTCGGCAGCGCCACGGTAAGCTATGGCGGGCATAGCTATGATTTGTCGAAACCCTTCGAACGGTTGACCGTGTTCGAATCGATCCTCCGCTATAACCCCGAGCTGACAGCCGCGAACCTTACCGATCGCGAACGGGCCGCCCAAGTCGCGGAGAGACTAGGCTGTCTCGTCACGCCGTCGGACGGCTTAGGCAAATTGCAAACCGAGATCTTCGAGAAAACCGTAGAAGATCGGTTGATGGGACCGATCTTCATTACCGAGTATCCGACCGAGACCTCACCGCTCGCCCGCCGAAATGATCGAAATCCGTTTGTGACCGACCGCTTCGAGCTATTCATCGGCGGGCGGGAGCTCGCCAACGGTTTCTCAGAGCTGAACGATCCGGAAGACCAGGCCGAACGGTTCAGAAAGCAAGTAGCGGACAAGGACGCCGGGGACGAAGAGGCCATGCATTACGATGCGGACTATATCCGCGCATTGGAGTATGGGCTGCCACCGACTGCGGGCGAAGGCATCGGCATAGACCGGTTGGTGATGTTCTTCACTGACTCGTCGTCGATCCGTGATGTTATTCTCTTCCCGCATATGCGAAGAGAAAACTGA
- the prfB gene encoding peptide chain release factor 2 (programmed frameshift), translating to MRELNPLYNQIKDLKSRQAALRGYLDFDTKRERLDEVLKELEDPKIWDNPEKAQSLGRERTQLESVVNTLVRIEQGVNDAEELLALAVDEDDEATVDTVAADLERLEKQVAELEFRRMFSGEMDPNNAFLDIQAGSGGTEAQDWAEMLERMYLRWGERRGFKTELIEESPGEVAGIKSATIRFEGEYAYGWLRTETGVHRLVRKSPFDSGNRRHTSFASVFVSPEVDDSIDIEINPADLRIDVYRASGAGGQHVNRTESAVRITHIPSGIVVQCQTERSQHANRDRCMKQLRAKLYEMEMQKRNAEKQKLEESKSDIGWGSQIRSYVLDQSRIKDLRTGVESGNPQAVLDGDLDMFIEASLKSGL from the exons ATGCGCGAACTCAATCCTCTCTATAACCAAATCAAAGATTTGAAGAGCCGCCAGGCAGCTCTTAGGGGGTATCTT GACTTCGATACCAAACGCGAGCGGCTGGACGAAGTCTTAAAAGAACTCGAAGACCCGAAAATCTGGGATAACCCCGAAAAAGCCCAAAGCCTGGGACGCGAACGCACACAGCTCGAATCGGTCGTTAACACACTGGTTCGAATTGAACAGGGTGTAAACGACGCCGAGGAACTTCTCGCTCTGGCGGTGGACGAGGACGACGAAGCGACCGTGGATACTGTGGCCGCCGATCTCGAACGCCTAGAGAAACAAGTCGCCGAACTCGAGTTCCGCCGTATGTTCTCAGGCGAGATGGACCCGAACAATGCCTTTCTCGATATCCAGGCGGGGTCCGGCGGCACCGAAGCGCAAGATTGGGCTGAAATGCTGGAACGCATGTATCTCCGCTGGGGCGAGCGGCGCGGTTTCAAGACCGAACTGATCGAAGAGTCGCCGGGCGAGGTAGCCGGTATCAAGAGCGCCACGATCCGTTTCGAAGGCGAATATGCCTACGGTTGGCTCCGGACTGAAACCGGCGTACACCGCCTGGTTAGAAAATCACCGTTTGACTCCGGCAATCGCCGGCATACCTCGTTTGCTTCGGTTTTTGTCTCGCCCGAAGTGGACGACTCGATCGATATCGAGATCAATCCCGCCGATCTCCGCATCGACGTGTACCGGGCCAGTGGCGCCGGCGGGCAGCACGTCAACAGAACCGAATCTGCGGTGCGCATCACACATATCCCAAGCGGCATCGTGGTTCAGTGTCAGACCGAGCGGTCCCAGCACGCCAACCGTGACCGATGCATGAAACAGCTTCGGGCCAAGCTCTACGAAATGGAAATGCAGAAACGCAACGCGGAAAAGCAAAAGCTGGAAGAGTCCAAGTCCGACATCGGCTGGGGTAGCCAGATCCGCTCGTACGTGCTGGACCAATCCAGGATCAAGGATTTACGTACCGGTGTCGAAAGCGGCAACCCGCAAGCCGTATTGGACGGCGATCTGGACATGTTCATCGAAGCCAGCTTGAAAAGCGGCCTGTAA
- the sufD gene encoding Fe-S cluster assembly protein SufD, whose protein sequence is MSAAQHYVEHYRALALPGEPLPWLRRLREEAQSRFSAGGFPSPREEEWKYTNVAALEKKLFVPTMGTPAVAADTSDLERLRLDDAWSLVFVDGMYSAEHSMTDGLPEGVIATSLASALERYPERIEDLFNQAVPQDAHGFIAFTTAYFRDGAFVLVPAGTILDKPLQLIHFSTRPDGLAVTRNLIALEQNAEASLVETYAGAGDLSYLSASVTEVSVGENAGLEHYKLQSETVKGYHFGGIYALEARSARFRQHHLAFGGLVARTEIHAQLDHEAACELDGLFLATGRRHLDTHTLIRHKAPCGTSRETYRGIAANRARGVFSGRIVVHPEAQKTDAEMSNRNLLLSEDAEIDSKPQLEIHADDVKCSHGVTVGQLDPEAVFYLESRGVDEATARNMLIFAFANEMVEKIGLNSLRRIVHDELLSFLPQSNVRKDWL, encoded by the coding sequence ATGAGCGCGGCTCAACACTACGTCGAACACTATCGGGCATTGGCCCTGCCCGGCGAGCCTCTACCGTGGCTGCGCCGGTTGCGGGAAGAGGCTCAAAGCCGCTTCTCCGCCGGCGGCTTTCCTTCGCCGCGCGAGGAAGAATGGAAATACACTAATGTCGCGGCGCTGGAAAAGAAGCTGTTCGTGCCCACAATGGGCACACCTGCGGTTGCGGCGGACACGAGCGATCTAGAGCGGCTTCGTCTGGACGATGCCTGGTCGCTGGTCTTCGTCGACGGCATGTATTCTGCGGAACATTCCATGACCGACGGACTTCCCGAAGGCGTTATCGCGACGTCTCTGGCCAGTGCGCTGGAACGGTATCCCGAGCGGATCGAGGACTTGTTCAACCAAGCGGTTCCGCAAGACGCTCACGGCTTCATCGCCTTCACCACGGCGTATTTCAGAGACGGTGCCTTCGTGCTTGTGCCGGCCGGCACGATTCTGGACAAACCCTTGCAGCTGATTCATTTTTCGACGCGCCCGGACGGACTGGCCGTGACCCGCAATCTCATTGCGCTGGAACAGAATGCCGAAGCCAGCCTCGTCGAAACCTATGCGGGTGCCGGAGACTTGAGTTATCTCTCCGCCTCGGTCACCGAGGTTTCAGTGGGCGAAAATGCGGGACTCGAGCATTACAAGCTCCAGAGCGAAACCGTCAAGGGCTATCACTTCGGCGGGATTTACGCGCTAGAGGCACGCTCGGCACGATTCCGTCAGCATCATCTCGCTTTCGGCGGCCTCGTGGCTCGTACCGAGATTCACGCTCAATTGGACCATGAGGCGGCGTGTGAATTGGACGGATTGTTTCTCGCGACCGGACGGCGGCATCTGGATACCCACACTCTCATCCGTCATAAGGCACCCTGCGGCACCAGCCGTGAAACCTACCGAGGCATCGCCGCGAATCGTGCGCGGGGCGTCTTTTCCGGACGCATCGTCGTTCACCCAGAAGCCCAGAAAACCGACGCCGAAATGAGCAACCGCAACCTGCTCTTGTCGGAAGACGCCGAAATCGACAGCAAGCCGCAGCTCGAAATTCACGCCGACGACGTAAAATGCTCCCATGGTGTAACCGTCGGGCAACTCGATCCGGAGGCCGTTTTTTATCTCGAATCACGCGGCGTGGATGAAGCAACGGCGCGCAACATGCTCATATTCGCCTTTGCCAACGAGATGGTCGAAAAAATCGGACTCAACAGCCTCAGGAGAATAGTTCACGACGAACTGTTGTCTTTCCTGCCGCAATCCAATGTCCGAAAAGATTGGTTATGA
- the sufB gene encoding Fe-S cluster assembly protein SufB, translated as MSATVKTLDQFIKKGYAPGFVTDLEADTLPPGLNEDVIRAISAKKNEPEFMLEWRLKAFRLWLEMEEPKWAFVHYGPIDYQAISYYSAPKTREQPKSLDEVDPKLLETYNKLGIPLYEQERLAGVAVDAVFDSVSVATTFKEKLAAAGVIFCSMSEAIQNHPDLVREYLGSVVPPSDNFFAALNSAVFSDGSFVYIPKGVRCPMELSTYFRINAAKTGQFERTLIIAEESSYVSYLEGCTAPMRDENQLHAAVVELVALDNAEIKYSTVQNWYPGDEEGRGGIYNFVTKRGDCRGRKSKISWTQVETGSAITWKYPSCILRGDESVGEFYSVAVTNHCQQADTGTKMIHLGKNTKSTIISKGISAGRAQNSYRGLVKILKSAENARNYTQCDSLLIGDRCGAHTFPYIEVKQPTAQVEHEATTSKISEDQLFFCMQRGLSAEDAVSMIVNGFCKQVFKELPMEFAVEAQALLGISLEGSVG; from the coding sequence ATGTCTGCAACAGTAAAAACCCTGGATCAATTCATCAAGAAAGGTTATGCGCCCGGTTTCGTCACCGATCTGGAAGCGGACACCCTGCCGCCCGGCCTCAACGAAGACGTGATTCGCGCCATCTCGGCCAAGAAAAACGAGCCTGAGTTCATGCTTGAATGGCGGTTGAAAGCTTTTCGCCTCTGGCTCGAGATGGAAGAACCGAAGTGGGCTTTCGTCCACTACGGCCCCATCGATTATCAGGCCATCAGCTACTACTCGGCACCGAAAACCCGGGAGCAACCGAAAAGCCTCGACGAAGTCGACCCGAAGCTCTTGGAAACCTATAACAAGCTCGGCATCCCACTTTACGAGCAGGAAAGGCTGGCCGGCGTCGCAGTTGACGCCGTGTTCGACAGCGTATCGGTGGCGACTACCTTCAAGGAAAAGCTGGCGGCGGCTGGGGTGATTTTCTGCTCCATGTCGGAAGCGATCCAGAATCATCCCGACCTGGTGCGTGAGTACCTGGGCAGTGTCGTACCGCCCAGTGACAACTTTTTCGCGGCACTTAACTCTGCGGTATTCTCCGACGGCTCCTTCGTCTACATCCCGAAGGGCGTGCGCTGCCCGATGGAGCTGTCGACCTATTTCCGCATCAATGCCGCCAAGACGGGCCAGTTCGAGCGCACCCTCATCATTGCGGAAGAAAGTTCTTACGTCAGCTATCTCGAAGGCTGCACCGCCCCGATGCGGGATGAAAACCAGCTCCACGCCGCAGTAGTGGAATTGGTAGCCCTAGACAACGCCGAGATCAAATACTCGACCGTGCAAAACTGGTATCCGGGCGACGAGGAAGGCCGGGGTGGCATCTACAACTTCGTCACCAAGCGGGGCGATTGCCGAGGCCGCAAATCCAAGATTTCCTGGACTCAAGTCGAAACCGGATCGGCCATCACCTGGAAATACCCGAGCTGCATCCTGCGCGGAGATGAGTCGGTAGGCGAATTCTACTCGGTAGCGGTCACCAACCACTGCCAGCAGGCCGACACCGGCACCAAGATGATTCATCTCGGCAAGAACACCAAAAGCACCATCATCTCCAAGGGAATTTCCGCCGGCCGCGCACAGAACAGCTATCGCGGCCTGGTGAAAATCCTGAAATCGGCAGAGAACGCGCGCAATTACACCCAGTGCGACTCGCTGCTGATCGGCGATCGCTGCGGCGCGCATACTTTCCCCTATATTGAAGTTAAGCAGCCCACGGCGCAGGTGGAACACGAAGCTACCACGTCCAAGATCAGCGAAGACCAGTTGTTCTTCTGCATGCAACGCGGCCTGTCCGCCGAGGATGCCGTCTCGATGATCGTAAACGGCTTCTGCAAGCAGGTGTTCAAGGAACTGCCCATGGAGTTCGCCGTCGAAGCCCAAGCGCTCTTGGGAATCAGTTTGGAAGGTAGCGTAGGCTAG
- a CDS encoding non-heme iron oxygenase ferredoxin subunit: MSDWIDVTPEGSLQNGEHVVVDVDGTQVAVFMIDGEYYAIEDVCTHDGAEIASGRLEGCEIVCPRHGARFCLKTGKVLKPPAYEDLPCFPVRVERGMIQVRDERWD, translated from the coding sequence ATGTCCGATTGGATCGACGTTACCCCTGAAGGCAGCCTGCAAAACGGCGAGCATGTGGTCGTGGATGTCGACGGAACGCAGGTCGCCGTGTTCATGATCGATGGTGAGTACTACGCCATCGAAGACGTCTGCACCCACGACGGCGCCGAGATCGCCAGCGGTCGGCTGGAAGGCTGCGAGATCGTTTGCCCCCGCCACGGTGCCCGCTTCTGCCTGAAAACCGGCAAAGTCCTAAAACCCCCGGCCTATGAGGATCTCCCGTGCTTTCCCGTCCGGGTCGAGCGTGGCATGATCCAAGTTCGAGACGAGCGCTGGGACTGA